One Thermococcus kodakarensis KOD1 genomic window carries:
- a CDS encoding Na+/H+ antiporter NhaC family protein, which yields MSDFGVLSLLPPLVAIGLAIWTKRVVLALFAGAWIGGLMVSGWNPLTGTTQTLEWVVGSVTDDWNARILVFDFLIGAGVGLIYKSGGVHALAKVLGSRIKTSRGASVLGWLMGVLVFFDDYTNTIIVGNTMRPITDRTRVSREMLAYIDDSTAAPVAGLALISTWIGYELAMIGKGFDGVGITYNSYDAWLSSLPFRFYSILAIILVFIVAYTHRHYGPMLHAEYRARTTGKVLRDGAKPLMTTETDLGAPQPNGSPWDFVIPILTLVIVSLLGLWYTGAANLYAYDQGLDWWTELDNPFGVHFTDYGFVDAFREADAATALLWGSFTMVLVASIMLVGRKKMTVEQWEDTVIRGMKQMLFANTILVLAWTLGTAADSVGTGSYVINLATSSGQDLGPWMPLIMFLAAMFVAFTTGTSWGTFSVMVPLGVQLALAFTGGHVNEIVFATIGATFTGAIFGDHCSPISDTTIMSSMFSGSDHIDHVTTQIPYAVTVASIGAVLYLLFGLGVRSWIILLPLGIVLLVAAWYVLSEWYGKKYGIPHGKVPIYVVEE from the coding sequence GTGTCGGACTTTGGTGTGCTGTCTCTGCTACCACCCCTCGTTGCGATAGGTCTTGCTATATGGACAAAAAGAGTTGTCTTGGCGCTGTTTGCCGGTGCCTGGATTGGAGGCCTTATGGTTTCTGGCTGGAATCCCCTAACGGGGACAACTCAGACCCTCGAGTGGGTTGTCGGCAGTGTTACAGACGACTGGAACGCAAGGATACTGGTGTTTGACTTCCTCATCGGTGCGGGTGTCGGTTTGATATACAAATCTGGCGGAGTGCACGCACTCGCAAAAGTTCTCGGGAGCAGGATCAAAACAAGCAGGGGCGCCTCAGTCCTCGGGTGGCTCATGGGCGTTCTGGTGTTCTTCGATGACTACACAAACACCATAATCGTCGGCAACACCATGAGGCCGATAACCGACAGAACGAGGGTTTCTAGGGAGATGCTGGCATACATAGATGATTCAACCGCGGCACCGGTTGCGGGCCTTGCGCTGATATCAACGTGGATTGGATACGAGCTGGCCATGATAGGCAAGGGATTTGACGGTGTCGGAATTACTTACAACTCCTACGATGCATGGCTCTCAAGCCTTCCGTTCAGGTTCTACTCAATTCTAGCTATAATTCTGGTCTTCATCGTTGCCTACACCCACAGGCACTACGGTCCGATGCTCCATGCCGAGTACCGCGCAAGGACTACGGGAAAGGTTCTCCGCGACGGAGCTAAGCCGCTTATGACCACTGAAACCGACCTTGGCGCTCCACAGCCAAACGGAAGTCCCTGGGACTTCGTGATACCCATCCTGACCCTAGTGATAGTCTCACTCCTCGGCCTGTGGTATACTGGAGCGGCCAACCTCTACGCATACGATCAGGGACTCGACTGGTGGACTGAGCTCGACAATCCCTTTGGGGTCCACTTCACAGATTATGGGTTCGTTGACGCATTCAGGGAAGCAGACGCCGCAACAGCCTTGCTATGGGGATCCTTCACCATGGTTCTCGTTGCGAGCATAATGCTCGTCGGCCGGAAGAAGATGACCGTAGAGCAGTGGGAAGACACCGTCATCCGCGGTATGAAGCAGATGCTCTTCGCAAACACTATACTCGTGCTTGCGTGGACTCTCGGAACTGCGGCTGACTCCGTCGGAACCGGAAGCTATGTGATAAACCTCGCCACCAGCTCTGGCCAGGACCTCGGCCCGTGGATGCCGCTGATAATGTTCCTGGCGGCAATGTTTGTGGCGTTCACAACGGGAACGAGCTGGGGAACATTCTCAGTAATGGTTCCGCTGGGAGTTCAGCTGGCTCTCGCCTTTACTGGCGGCCACGTGAACGAAATAGTCTTTGCCACGATCGGGGCGACCTTTACCGGGGCAATCTTTGGAGACCACTGCTCACCGATAAGCGACACAACGATTATGAGCTCGATGTTCTCCGGCTCGGACCACATCGACCACGTTACAACCCAGATACCCTACGCTGTTACTGTGGCGAGCATAGGTGCAGTGCTCTACCTGCTCTTCGGCCTTGGAGTCAGGAGCTGGATAATACTTCTACCGCTTGGAATAGTGCTCCTCGTGGCTGCTTGGTACGTCCTCAGCGAGTGGTACGGCAAGAAGTACGGCATCCCGCACGGAAAGGTGCCCATCTACGTCGTTGAGGAGTGA
- the udg gene encoding type-4 uracil-DNA glycosylase, which translates to MGKEELMKKLEEKIRNCQKCPLGTLRTNAVPGAGSYDAKVMFVGEAPGYWEDQKGLPFVGRAGKLLDELLAEIGLSRDEVYITNIVKCRPPENRDPTEEEIKACSPYLDRQIDIIRPKVIIPLGRYSMNYLLRKFGFEPEPISRIHGKTFEAHTLFGKIIIMPMYHPAAALYKPPLREELRKDFQKLKSLLENI; encoded by the coding sequence ATGGGAAAGGAAGAGCTCATGAAAAAGCTTGAGGAGAAGATCAGGAACTGCCAGAAGTGCCCACTTGGAACGCTCAGGACGAACGCAGTTCCAGGAGCTGGGAGCTACGATGCAAAAGTTATGTTCGTCGGTGAGGCACCAGGCTACTGGGAAGACCAGAAGGGTCTGCCCTTCGTCGGTCGAGCGGGAAAGCTCCTCGACGAGCTTCTTGCTGAGATTGGCCTGAGCAGGGACGAGGTGTACATCACCAACATCGTCAAGTGCCGCCCACCAGAAAACCGCGATCCTACCGAGGAGGAAATAAAGGCCTGTTCTCCCTACCTCGACAGACAGATAGACATAATCAGGCCGAAGGTCATAATCCCCCTAGGAAGGTACTCAATGAACTACCTCCTCAGGAAGTTCGGCTTTGAGCCGGAACCGATAAGCAGAATCCACGGAAAGACCTTCGAGGCGCATACCCTCTTCGGGAAGATCATAATAATGCCGATGTACCATCCAGCGGCGGCCCTCTACAAGCCGCCGCTAAGGGAGGAGCTGAGGAAGGACTTTCAGAAGCTGAAATCACTCCTGGAAAACATCTGA
- the tes gene encoding tetraether lipid synthase Tes, producing MAESIGEVPSGEKEFAESTKRIRDIVEFPEISEEEFYELLKNASRAYGAELPHRTYSLCPETRRVVPAVVWEKDGKVWITKKCPEGMITDLYYEDVEMYYRFKRWKWDEKELFSANVQNTGVNCPLDCGLCPRHRSHTNLLNIVLTNRCNLSCWYCFFYAREGQPIYEPTLEQIRMMLRNAKKEHPIGANAVQFTGGEPTLRDDLIEIIRIAKEEGYDHVQLNTDGIKLAFDPELVKKIREAGTNTLYLSYDGMTPQTNWKNHWEIPLIFENVRKAGGPGIVLVPTTIRNVNDHELGAIINFGLNHLDIVRGVNFQPISQVGRVPKKERQRFRITIPGAIKRIEEQTNGAIAKEDWYPIPIAGHIARFFEAFTGSRYYMTSHFACGAATYVFLDRENKRVVPIPRFLDVEGFVEFLESKAEEIEQWKKLGKLQKLKLGAEIFMKFRSFYDDKYAPKGVKVLDLIKNAFMHGNYDALGKFHENALFVGMMHFMDEYNYDVERVERCVIHYAMPDGRIVPFCTFNVIPELYRDKVQAQFSYTWEEWKALHPDWDYKKDKYFRSKEFVEKMRNSELYRKTYIDIEDYFGLNKE from the coding sequence ATGGCTGAAAGCATTGGCGAAGTTCCCAGCGGTGAAAAAGAGTTTGCTGAATCTACCAAGCGGATCAGGGATATTGTTGAGTTCCCTGAAATAAGCGAGGAGGAGTTTTACGAGCTTCTCAAGAATGCCAGCAGAGCCTATGGCGCTGAACTCCCGCACAGGACGTACTCTCTCTGTCCCGAGACGAGGAGGGTTGTTCCTGCAGTCGTCTGGGAGAAGGATGGTAAGGTCTGGATAACCAAGAAGTGCCCCGAGGGAATGATAACCGACCTCTATTACGAGGACGTTGAGATGTATTACAGGTTTAAACGGTGGAAGTGGGACGAGAAAGAGCTCTTCAGCGCCAACGTTCAGAACACCGGTGTCAACTGTCCCCTTGATTGCGGCCTCTGCCCGAGGCATCGCTCCCATACGAACCTTCTCAACATCGTTCTCACCAACCGCTGCAACCTGAGCTGCTGGTACTGCTTCTTCTACGCCCGCGAGGGACAGCCAATCTATGAGCCGACCCTTGAGCAGATTAGAATGATGCTTCGCAATGCAAAGAAGGAGCATCCTATAGGCGCCAACGCCGTCCAGTTCACTGGAGGAGAGCCGACTTTGAGGGATGACCTCATTGAGATAATCAGGATAGCCAAGGAAGAGGGCTACGATCACGTCCAGCTCAACACCGACGGAATAAAGCTTGCCTTTGACCCAGAGCTGGTTAAGAAGATAAGGGAAGCCGGAACCAACACCCTCTACCTCAGCTACGACGGAATGACCCCTCAGACCAACTGGAAGAACCACTGGGAGATCCCGCTCATCTTCGAGAACGTGAGGAAGGCGGGTGGTCCAGGTATAGTCCTCGTGCCCACCACGATCAGAAACGTTAACGACCACGAGCTCGGTGCGATAATCAACTTCGGCCTCAACCACCTCGATATCGTCAGGGGAGTCAACTTCCAGCCGATCTCCCAGGTTGGAAGGGTTCCGAAGAAGGAGCGCCAGAGGTTCAGGATAACGATACCCGGTGCCATCAAGAGAATCGAGGAGCAGACTAACGGAGCTATAGCCAAAGAAGACTGGTATCCAATTCCGATAGCAGGCCACATAGCGAGGTTCTTCGAGGCTTTCACGGGCTCACGCTACTACATGACCAGCCACTTCGCATGCGGTGCCGCTACCTATGTCTTCCTTGACCGCGAGAACAAGCGCGTCGTCCCAATCCCGAGGTTCCTCGACGTTGAGGGATTCGTTGAGTTCCTTGAGAGCAAGGCCGAGGAAATCGAGCAGTGGAAGAAGCTTGGAAAGCTCCAGAAGCTCAAGCTCGGTGCGGAGATATTCATGAAGTTCAGGAGCTTCTACGACGACAAGTACGCCCCGAAGGGAGTCAAAGTCCTCGACCTCATCAAGAACGCCTTCATGCACGGCAACTACGATGCCCTCGGAAAGTTCCACGAGAACGCTCTCTTCGTCGGCATGATGCACTTCATGGACGAGTACAACTACGACGTTGAGCGCGTAGAGCGCTGCGTCATCCACTACGCGATGCCCGACGGAAGGATTGTTCCCTTCTGTACCTTCAACGTCATTCCAGAGCTTTACCGTGACAAGGTGCAGGCCCAGTTCAGCTACACCTGGGAGGAGTGGAAGGCCCTCCATCCGGACTGGGACTACAAGAAGGACAAGTACTTCCGCTCCAAGGAGTTCGTTGAGAAGATGAGGAACAGCGAGCTCTACAGGAAGACCTACATTGACATCGAGGACTACTTCGGGCTGAACAAGGAGTGA
- a CDS encoding DUF3213 domain-containing protein, which translates to MTTERVFNKKLTRLDLKFGDINWEKATIKQYELEKDERVWRIFLNGYARNGFVIFDEELFPREELLKALEELKPEVVGEKTLTVQELIEESMSWNNVFSHS; encoded by the coding sequence ATGACAACCGAGAGGGTCTTCAACAAGAAGCTTACCAGACTTGATCTGAAGTTCGGCGACATCAACTGGGAGAAGGCAACGATAAAGCAGTACGAGCTTGAGAAGGACGAGAGAGTGTGGAGAATATTCCTCAACGGCTACGCCAGGAACGGCTTTGTAATCTTTGACGAGGAGCTCTTTCCGAGAGAGGAACTCCTCAAGGCGCTTGAAGAGCTCAAGCCAGAAGTCGTCGGGGAGAAAACTCTGACGGTTCAGGAGCTCATCGAGGAGAGCATGAGCTGGAACAACGTTTTCTCCCATTCTTGA
- a CDS encoding methyl-accepting chemotaxis protein — MQFRKKIAVIVIAAVLVTLLIGSATVGYATLKMRDNIQKTLDVQLNEVLPKEMEKSVQEPITEEAGTITVSAAELGARLFDDYFDKMRMMGDVAVQDVLEAYSKYDESDPQFKAFLLKRFEMVKNLDPNVAYVYFGSTTGGMYMWPDEPLPEGYDPRVRPWYKEAVDKNGPVWTEPYKDASTGKWIVTFSEPVYINGEFVGVIGVDVFVSTLIDQAKQIKIGQTGYIAILNKDGTIIVHPDESLVQKLNIHDDPNLASLAGELDKNKETGWIRYTFKGVDKIGGYKRMKTTGWIVLATVPINELTDPMMNAIDSSLKANTEKVASEINSEVNSGIKTSLLGSVFAAVFGLIVLGIAYRTLNTTLKPLEQLRDVAQALADGRLSEVREKLRGIQYLEDDEIGALIKAFESVGKDLVGALDTIASKLERLAEGDLSNGLSVEAKGELREVLEDLRDTTHRLKGLIGEIVNVTNELDKRANVLAQVANDVTEAINQVNEAVQQVSIEAQRQQENINEITEGMRLVADMSEESVRAMEEFEGAVNEVVHIAEEGRQKGEVSAQQIQSIQEMMGNIEAAVNRVNEMSRSIEEITNVITGIAEQTNLLALNAAIEAARAGEAGRGFAVVAQEIRNLAEESKKAADNIKEIINRMTEEIRDAVNATQRGVSVVSESSETLRETTEYLTNIAELISDTGARLGHVKEQILRTQEEVDKALKALENLAASAEETTASAEEVSSAVEEQTAAIEELQRAATDLKAIVEKLRDIIGKFKL; from the coding sequence TTGCAATTCCGGAAGAAGATAGCCGTCATCGTGATAGCCGCTGTTCTCGTGACACTCCTCATTGGTTCTGCTACGGTCGGTTATGCGACCCTCAAGATGAGGGACAACATCCAAAAAACGCTCGACGTTCAGCTCAACGAAGTTCTGCCCAAGGAAATGGAGAAGAGCGTCCAGGAGCCAATAACAGAGGAGGCGGGCACGATAACTGTAAGTGCCGCCGAGCTGGGGGCGAGGCTCTTCGACGACTACTTCGACAAGATGCGCATGATGGGGGATGTGGCCGTTCAGGATGTCCTGGAGGCGTATTCGAAGTACGACGAAAGCGATCCCCAGTTCAAGGCTTTTCTTCTCAAGCGCTTTGAGATGGTCAAAAACCTCGATCCCAACGTGGCCTACGTTTACTTCGGAAGCACCACCGGCGGGATGTACATGTGGCCCGACGAGCCTCTCCCAGAAGGCTACGATCCCCGCGTGAGGCCATGGTATAAGGAAGCAGTCGACAAGAACGGCCCAGTATGGACTGAGCCTTATAAAGACGCATCAACGGGCAAATGGATAGTTACTTTCTCTGAGCCTGTTTACATCAACGGGGAGTTCGTTGGCGTTATTGGTGTTGATGTCTTCGTCTCGACTCTGATAGATCAGGCCAAGCAGATAAAGATAGGCCAGACAGGTTACATAGCGATTTTGAACAAAGACGGCACCATCATTGTTCACCCCGATGAGAGCCTCGTTCAGAAGCTCAACATCCACGACGATCCGAACCTGGCAAGCCTCGCCGGTGAGCTGGACAAGAACAAGGAGACCGGATGGATTAGGTACACATTCAAAGGAGTGGACAAGATAGGCGGCTACAAGAGGATGAAAACGACCGGCTGGATAGTCCTGGCAACGGTTCCCATAAACGAGCTAACCGACCCGATGATGAACGCCATTGATTCCTCTCTAAAAGCGAATACTGAAAAGGTCGCCAGCGAGATAAACTCGGAAGTTAACTCTGGCATAAAAACCTCCTTACTGGGATCTGTTTTCGCGGCGGTCTTCGGCCTGATAGTCCTGGGAATCGCATACAGGACTTTGAACACCACGCTAAAGCCCCTCGAACAGCTCCGTGACGTGGCCCAGGCCCTGGCGGACGGAAGGCTGAGCGAGGTTCGGGAGAAGCTCAGAGGGATACAGTACCTCGAAGACGACGAGATTGGAGCGCTTATAAAGGCCTTTGAATCGGTTGGAAAGGACCTCGTGGGGGCCCTGGACACCATAGCGAGCAAACTTGAGCGCCTTGCAGAGGGTGATCTAAGCAACGGCCTCAGCGTCGAGGCAAAGGGTGAACTCAGGGAGGTCCTAGAAGATCTGAGGGACACAACCCACAGGCTCAAAGGTCTAATCGGCGAAATCGTGAACGTCACGAACGAGCTGGACAAGAGAGCAAACGTCCTCGCTCAGGTTGCGAACGACGTTACTGAGGCTATCAACCAGGTGAATGAGGCTGTTCAGCAGGTTAGTATTGAGGCGCAGAGGCAGCAGGAGAACATTAATGAGATTACTGAGGGCATGCGGTTGGTTGCTGATATGAGTGAGGAGAGCGTTAGGGCCATGGAGGAGTTTGAGGGTGCTGTCAACGAGGTTGTTCACATTGCTGAGGAGGGCAGGCAGAAGGGTGAGGTTTCGGCACAGCAGATTCAGAGCATTCAGGAGATGATGGGTAACATAGAGGCCGCAGTCAACAGGGTTAATGAGATGAGCAGGAGTATTGAGGAGATTACGAACGTTATTACTGGGATTGCAGAGCAGACTAACCTCTTAGCCTTGAATGCTGCCATTGAAGCGGCGAGGGCTGGAGAGGCTGGTAGGGGTTTTGCTGTGGTTGCACAGGAGATCAGGAATCTGGCCGAGGAGAGCAAGAAGGCGGCTGACAACATTAAGGAGATTATCAACAGGATGACGGAGGAGATTAGGGATGCCGTCAATGCCACGCAGAGGGGTGTGAGTGTTGTTAGTGAGTCGTCGGAGACTCTTAGAGAAACCACGGAGTACTTGACGAACATTGCTGAATTGATTAGTGATACTGGTGCTAGGTTGGGTCACGTGAAGGAGCAGATTCTCAGGACGCAGGAGGAGGTTGACAAGGCTCTGAAAGCCTTGGAGAATCTCGCTGCCTCTGCTGAGGAGACAACTGCCTCTGCTGAGGAAGTCAGCTCCGCCGTCGAAGAACAAACAGCCGCAATAGAAGAACTCCAGAGAGCCGCCACAGATCTAAAGGCCATCGTGGAGAAGCTGCGCGACATCATCGGCAAGTTCAAACTGTAA
- a CDS encoding DUF2139 domain-containing protein, with protein MLFKNYRFPGRYGPEWGSGGIFGLRYHNGVLYFTVAFEAEAHFIDVKSGEEKTYDFTLVGDAPTSGGDTYNAVETVDEFIYFGGWVHAPAVYREDRRILFNNKYSHVHVYDTAEGSVKLLWKESIHHETDWAGEISDIIYDPYGDRLLLAREDGHANLGVYSLDRKRGKAEPLITEPSPKGTRVHDVAFFGVGNNFTGGVREFRALDLISGKWEAFKPGGSVDGKPYERPELGAMASAYNRAFAFVRGGIFAGNPYMGEVFTFYRLLDFPTFYAPFRVNAINVGGGILTAFNSHHDASYRKDSSDAGIGWDFTNTLVGPSVLVYIAPPMVKIVGAFGARVTSIEKMDGKLLVATNTTPNTGATEATPFDTGNRDIVVLDEKILQERPPAVSFSVPLDLLRKAGKRTFGGIPLDGYKSARAIFYVKNDIKLKVYEYDLSLPAGTAEEEIVDLKAGRNVIDLRTFSGIVGFELEKEVKGKVRIELL; from the coding sequence ATGCTCTTCAAGAACTATCGCTTTCCGGGTAGGTACGGCCCCGAGTGGGGGAGCGGCGGGATCTTCGGATTGAGGTACCACAATGGCGTCCTTTATTTCACCGTGGCCTTCGAGGCAGAGGCACACTTCATAGACGTGAAGAGCGGTGAAGAAAAGACCTACGATTTCACCTTGGTCGGAGACGCCCCCACGAGCGGCGGGGACACTTACAACGCCGTTGAGACCGTTGACGAGTTCATCTACTTCGGCGGCTGGGTACATGCTCCAGCGGTTTACCGCGAGGACAGAAGGATACTCTTCAACAACAAGTACTCCCACGTGCACGTCTATGACACCGCGGAAGGCTCGGTCAAGCTCCTTTGGAAGGAGTCCATACACCATGAGACCGACTGGGCCGGCGAGATAAGCGACATCATCTACGATCCCTATGGCGACAGGCTTCTCCTAGCGAGGGAGGATGGTCACGCCAACCTCGGCGTCTACTCCCTCGACAGGAAGAGGGGAAAGGCCGAGCCCCTCATAACCGAGCCGTCTCCGAAGGGAACGCGCGTCCACGACGTTGCCTTCTTCGGGGTGGGCAACAACTTCACAGGCGGAGTCAGGGAGTTCAGAGCCCTCGACCTCATAAGCGGGAAGTGGGAGGCCTTTAAGCCAGGGGGTAGCGTGGACGGAAAGCCCTACGAGAGGCCCGAACTCGGGGCAATGGCTTCGGCCTACAACAGGGCCTTCGCCTTCGTCCGCGGTGGAATCTTCGCTGGCAACCCCTACATGGGCGAGGTATTCACCTTCTACCGCCTCCTCGACTTCCCGACGTTCTACGCTCCCTTCCGTGTGAACGCAATAAACGTCGGTGGAGGAATCCTCACGGCATTCAACTCCCATCACGATGCATCGTACAGGAAGGATTCAAGCGATGCTGGAATCGGATGGGACTTCACGAACACCCTCGTGGGGCCAAGCGTCCTCGTTTACATCGCTCCACCGATGGTGAAGATAGTTGGAGCCTTTGGAGCGAGGGTAACGAGCATCGAGAAAATGGACGGGAAGCTCCTTGTGGCAACTAACACAACACCAAACACCGGCGCTACCGAGGCGACGCCCTTCGACACCGGAAACAGGGATATAGTCGTTCTGGACGAGAAGATACTCCAGGAGAGGCCGCCGGCGGTGAGCTTTTCAGTCCCGCTCGACCTCCTAAGAAAAGCAGGTAAAAGAACCTTCGGGGGCATTCCTCTCGATGGTTACAAGAGTGCTAGGGCTATATTCTACGTGAAGAACGACATAAAGCTGAAGGTCTACGAGTACGACCTCTCACTTCCAGCTGGTACTGCGGAAGAAGAGATCGTTGACCTAAAGGCAGGGAGAAACGTGATCGACCTGAGGACATTCTCCGGAATCGTGGGCTTCGAGCTGGAAAAAGAGGTGAAGGGAAAAGTAAGGATAGAGCTCCTCTGA
- a CDS encoding CidA/LrgA family protein has protein sequence MNAYRGLAIIFGFYALGEFTSSAFNLPIPGSVLGMLFLLAALTAGIVRLEWVENEAELFVKNMSVMFIPPGVGIILYISLLKSQLIPVVGAIVVSFLVTLITTAKVVELLRREGR, from the coding sequence ATGAACGCTTACAGGGGATTGGCCATAATCTTCGGCTTCTATGCTCTTGGAGAGTTCACTAGCTCTGCCTTTAACCTACCTATCCCGGGGAGCGTCCTCGGCATGCTGTTTCTACTTGCGGCTTTAACTGCCGGTATTGTCCGGCTGGAATGGGTCGAGAACGAGGCCGAACTCTTCGTAAAGAACATGAGCGTTATGTTCATTCCTCCGGGGGTCGGGATAATACTCTACATCAGCCTCCTTAAGAGCCAGCTTATCCCGGTCGTGGGTGCCATCGTGGTCAGCTTTCTGGTCACATTGATCACGACGGCAAAGGTCGTTGAGCTTTTGAGGAGGGAAGGAAGGTGA
- a CDS encoding CidB/LrgB family autolysis modulator — protein MNPYGMAITLVVFYVFSELHARRKAFYTNPVLLSIATIAAFLWFGGFSYDSYMESAGILKFLLGPAVVSLAVPVYRGLDTIKAYWKEIAAGITVGGTVAILSAFYTAEVLGGSSNVLLSIAPKSVTTAIAIGISEKIGGIPSLTAVLVILTGILGNAVGPELLNVFRVRDRVARGLAMGVTSHGLGTARILLEDEIAGGVSGLAMALNGVFTALVLPYLIKIL, from the coding sequence GTGAACCCTTACGGCATGGCCATAACCCTCGTAGTCTTCTACGTTTTTTCGGAGCTCCACGCGAGAAGGAAGGCCTTTTACACAAATCCTGTTCTCCTCTCAATAGCCACGATAGCGGCATTTCTCTGGTTCGGCGGCTTTTCCTACGATTCCTACATGGAGAGCGCCGGGATACTTAAGTTCCTCCTCGGGCCGGCTGTGGTAAGCCTTGCCGTCCCCGTTTACAGGGGGCTTGATACAATCAAAGCGTACTGGAAGGAGATAGCAGCGGGAATAACGGTCGGTGGAACCGTTGCCATACTAAGTGCCTTCTACACGGCAGAGGTTCTCGGTGGGAGCAGTAATGTGCTCCTAAGCATAGCCCCCAAGAGTGTCACAACTGCAATAGCCATAGGAATCAGCGAAAAAATTGGTGGAATTCCCTCCCTTACGGCAGTCCTCGTTATTCTGACTGGAATACTCGGGAATGCGGTTGGACCGGAACTCCTGAACGTATTTCGAGTCAGGGACAGAGTGGCAAGGGGGCTGGCAATGGGGGTCACATCTCACGGCCTGGGAACGGCTAGGATTCTGCTGGAGGATGAGATTGCTGGGGGAGTTAGCGGGCTTGCGATGGCATTAAATGGTGTCTTTACCGCCCTCGTGCTTCCCTATCTCATCAAAATCCTCTAA
- a CDS encoding Tfx family DNA-binding protein, whose product MKSFLTEQQIRVLQLRAKGLKQSEIAEILGTSRANVSILERRALEKIEKARNTLLLWEQINSKISVEVKKGEDIFQVPEKLFKKADELGVKVPYSTAEIIAFLVEHAPIDDRLAKRDFTLFLDREDRLRVSECILEDFDEIGKHEGGKDTI is encoded by the coding sequence ATGAAGAGCTTCTTAACCGAGCAGCAGATTAGGGTTCTCCAGCTTAGGGCCAAAGGGCTGAAACAGAGCGAGATAGCCGAAATTCTCGGGACGAGCAGGGCCAATGTGAGCATTCTAGAAAGAAGGGCCCTTGAAAAGATTGAAAAAGCCAGGAACACTCTTCTCCTGTGGGAGCAGATAAACTCGAAGATAAGCGTTGAGGTCAAAAAGGGTGAGGACATCTTCCAGGTTCCCGAGAAGCTCTTTAAGAAGGCCGACGAGCTTGGAGTGAAGGTCCCCTACAGCACGGCAGAGATAATAGCGTTTCTGGTGGAACATGCGCCAATAGATGACAGGCTGGCCAAGAGGGACTTCACGCTCTTCCTGGACAGGGAGGATAGGCTTCGCGTTAGCGAGTGCATCTTAGAGGATTTTGATGAGATAGGGAAGCACGAGGGCGGTAAAGACACCATTTAA
- a CDS encoding DUF2103 domain-containing protein, with protein MPKHFKRGVKREHHFLKGLEKPLEEIARIPGVKKVIPGRIYASDSRGFEIKVTRETQTGLKLVAKSDGSVQEVFLVVDKADRKGVWREIESLAEEWGK; from the coding sequence ATGCCCAAGCACTTCAAGCGCGGAGTGAAGAGGGAGCACCACTTTCTCAAGGGCCTAGAGAAGCCGCTGGAAGAGATAGCCAGAATCCCTGGAGTGAAAAAGGTAATCCCGGGTAGGATATACGCGAGCGACTCCAGAGGTTTCGAGATAAAGGTCACTAGGGAGACTCAGACGGGTTTAAAGCTCGTCGCCAAGAGCGATGGAAGCGTTCAGGAGGTCTTTTTGGTCGTTGATAAAGCCGATAGGAAGGGGGTGTGGAGAGAGATAGAATCGCTGGCCGAGGAGTGGGGAAAGTAA
- a CDS encoding UPF0175 family protein — protein sequence MEEVWILKEFEKVAQLMPKRAVSLIKQDRELFMEIVISAYIDGLISLGKAAEVLGVTREEVIEEFKRRGIPIRTPDRDDVASEVEAIECL from the coding sequence ATGGAAGAAGTCTGGATACTGAAGGAGTTTGAGAAGGTTGCCCAGCTTATGCCTAAGAGGGCCGTATCCCTGATAAAACAAGACAGGGAGCTCTTCATGGAGATCGTGATTTCTGCATACATTGATGGACTCATAAGCCTTGGAAAAGCTGCAGAAGTCCTTGGAGTTACCAGGGAGGAAGTTATTGAAGAGTTCAAGCGCAGGGGGATCCCCATAAGAACGCCGGACAGAGACGACGTTGCTTCCGAGGTGGAGGCGATAGAGTGTTTGTAG
- a CDS encoding DUF3368 domain-containing protein, with the protein MFVVDTTVISNFAKTGHLDLLEVILGDKGTTTVQVMEEFEVGIKRGKYPNLEIPLNVIELTEEERELYTLLNQSLGKGEASCIAVAKFRGGIMLSDDYDARKKARLLGVKVSGTIGVLVLGVRKGVLELEDANGLLNEMIKKGFYSPIKRLEEVIPSSSP; encoded by the coding sequence GTGTTTGTAGTGGACACCACAGTTATTTCGAACTTTGCCAAAACAGGACATCTCGACCTTCTGGAGGTTATCTTAGGCGATAAAGGCACCACAACGGTTCAAGTGATGGAAGAATTTGAGGTTGGAATAAAGCGAGGGAAGTACCCAAACCTCGAAATTCCACTAAACGTCATCGAGCTTACCGAGGAGGAAAGAGAGCTCTACACCTTGCTCAATCAAAGTCTCGGAAAAGGAGAGGCATCCTGCATAGCCGTTGCAAAGTTTAGGGGTGGAATTATGCTCAGCGATGACTACGACGCAAGGAAGAAAGCTAGACTGCTAGGTGTTAAGGTTTCTGGCACCATTGGAGTCCTCGTACTTGGCGTTAGAAAAGGAGTCCTTGAGCTGGAGGACGCAAACGGCCTCCTGAATGAAATGATCAAGAAGGGCTTTTATTCTCCAATAAAGAGACTTGAAGAAGTCATACCCTCTTCCTCACCTTAA